The stretch of DNA aaaattaaagattatttgtttgaatttatgaatttttttatttaaatttacatttttaaaatgaccTAAATTTGCTTTatgtattgataatatttgaaCATGTTTGTTCAACTGGTAAAAGTGCGCCAATTGGAGCATTATTAGCACTTAAAATTTCAACtgcttttttataatattcagaTGAAAGTGTTGGTTTTCTTGAAGTGATAAATGCAAACATCCATGAACTGTTGAAAATAGAAGAAACTGTTAGACTtgattattgtaattaatgtgaattaaaaataataaaatttattactattcACGAAGAGGTATAATGCCAATCCAAACtgcataattttcataatccGTGTCTAAAATATAGATGGTTCCAAGATCAATTGGTGGAACAATTGGATAACGAAATGTAAATGCTGATTGTTGATTTTCCTTTGGTAAAGCTGCAGCAATTGaattacgatattttttagttctaaaaaaataattaaaaaactttattaatatttctatttcgATTTCCATTTCGATTTCAATTTCGATTTCGATTtcgatttttgaaaattattttatgatttttcgtATAGAAAAACATACATTGTATTAATTGCATTAATTGTCATTTTGTAAGATCCCAATTGTTGATTCAATTCATACGTAACAACTGAGCATTTATCACCGAAATCAATGACATTTGGAATTCTAAAAATATCATACCAAATTCCAGCGTACTGaaatttaaaggaaaaattaaTCCTCCAATATTCctactaattaaatttataaaataaaattaactagGCTTTGTTCAACAGTTTAtttatggataaataaataaagtaaaataatttaccgctgttttattaaaattttcaatttgattaaaatcaGGAACATCGTAAACTTCAATTTGAGCGAAGGAATTTGTAGCAAAAATCGATAGAAATAATATCACCAAcatgattaataattcaagCAATTAttggagataaaaaaaatatactaaaacTGAATTTAGTTATAAATATACTTGgctttatatgtaaaataaaaattatctttttcgattacatgtaaataattattgacaatatttgttttttatatttattcaagtggTAAAAGTctacagtattttttattattattttttgatttatcaagaggataaaataaattaacaaaattaatactagtttattaaatataatatgtaattatttattattttcaattaacatttttacagcgtttatgtatttatatattttttttttcgaaataaattaattatgcaTTGACAATGTTTGAACAGGATTGTTCGACTTTCATCATTGAGCTAACTGGAATATTGTTTGCACGTAAAACTTGACATGCTTCTTCATAATGTTCAGGTGAAATTGTTGGTTCTCTTGAATCGATCCATGCAAACGTTAACCAACTGTtgaaacgaaaaataatttttttttttaaataaaattcaatagataattaagataataaccaaaaaaaaaataaattcatttacaatttatGAAAGTTGATAACACCAGCTTTGACTCCCCAATGTTTATAATCAGTGGCTAAAACAGTCATGACTCCAAGATTAACTGGTGGCTTGATTGGATACCGAAAAGTAAATGATGAATGTTCATGTTCTTTTGGAAACAATGCAGCAATTGAGTTGCGCAAAAGTTTtgttctaataaataaaaaaaaaatcattatgaaattaatttatttaaattgaataatatatcaatagtTTAAcctattattaaatatttaaataattttattaagcaaaaataaatagctgttaataattaaattgactaaaaattaaataatgcaattatttatcaaatatagttttttatttttttatttatttaatttacttacgATGGATTTACTGCATTGAGAATCATCGTGTATGTTCCCAAAGGTTCGTTATATTCAAGTGCAATAGCTGAACATATGTCATTGTACTCTATAAAATTTGGAATCCTAGAAATTGTATACCATTTACCTGcgtactaaaaataaaattattaaaataaattataaaaattctaagtggcttttttttcataccgctgatttattaaaatcaactaattgatgaaaatttggaGCTTGGTAAACTGGAACTTGTGCAAAagtatttgcaaaaaaaattgacaaaaa from Aphidius gifuensis isolate YNYX2018 linkage group LG4, ASM1490517v1, whole genome shotgun sequence encodes:
- the LOC122855769 gene encoding apolipoprotein D-like, which codes for MLLILFLSIFFANTFAQVPVYQAPNFHQLVDFNKSAYAGKWYTISRIPNFIEYNDICSAIALEYNEPLGTYTMILNAVNPSTKLLRNSIAALFPKEHEHSSFTFRYPIKPPVNLGVMTVLATDYKHWGVKAGVINFHKFWLTFAWIDSREPTISPEHYEEACQVLRANNIPVSSMMKVEQSCSNIVNA
- the LOC122855768 gene encoding crustacyanin-A2 subunit-like, producing the protein MLVILFLSIFATNSFAQIEVYDVPDFNQIENFNKTAYAGIWYDIFRIPNVIDFGDKCSVVTYELNQQLGSYKMTINAINTITKKYRNSIAAALPKENQQSAFTFRYPIVPPIDLGTIYILDTDYENYAVWIGIIPLREYSWMFAFITSRKPTLSSEYYKKAVEILSANNAPIGALLPVEQTCSNIINT